In Afipia sp. GAS231, a single window of DNA contains:
- a CDS encoding DnaJ family molecular chaperone: MALAFALPILFVVSVFAFPLFLGFLLLFSRWSSPPALVDIDEGQISAAVRDLETSQADLRGQIAEIKGRGARQGVRYLDAEHRFEMRSRAGQELNQALFDARSSLADVDARLELASRPDTRTSHAWWLAMRAWRKGRAFRFSFIAASAGFIVSAVLLEAIVYQGRRPDLLLWNMIPQFFGPHTEVGTSVGWLLGLATLSIARRRNRIIEERESVISEQSAESLDDLLESQPDADTDIDTQAVGGDPYLILNIAPQASIPEIKAAYRSAIVKCHPDTVADRSSTIRKVAEEEAQRINAAYSAIRDERGFN; this comes from the coding sequence ATGGCTCTCGCTTTCGCGCTGCCGATCCTTTTTGTCGTCAGCGTATTTGCTTTCCCACTTTTTCTTGGCTTCCTCCTTTTATTTTCGCGGTGGAGTAGTCCACCTGCTTTAGTGGATATTGACGAGGGACAGATTTCTGCAGCAGTGCGGGATCTTGAGACAAGCCAGGCTGACCTCCGTGGCCAAATAGCGGAGATCAAGGGGAGAGGTGCGCGACAGGGCGTGCGCTATTTGGACGCGGAGCATCGCTTTGAAATGAGGTCTCGGGCGGGACAGGAGCTGAACCAAGCACTATTTGATGCTCGATCGTCGCTTGCCGACGTTGACGCCCGACTTGAGCTTGCTTCACGGCCGGACACCCGAACTTCCCACGCTTGGTGGTTAGCGATGAGAGCTTGGCGAAAAGGGCGAGCATTCCGATTTTCGTTCATCGCCGCTTCGGCGGGCTTTATCGTTTCGGCCGTCCTGCTGGAAGCAATTGTCTATCAGGGTCGACGTCCTGATTTGCTGTTGTGGAACATGATTCCGCAATTCTTCGGGCCTCATACTGAGGTAGGAACCTCCGTCGGATGGTTGCTTGGCTTGGCGACACTATCTATCGCACGTCGTCGCAACCGAATAATTGAAGAGCGAGAAAGCGTCATTTCCGAGCAAAGCGCCGAGAGCTTAGACGATCTCCTGGAATCGCAACCTGATGCCGACACTGATATCGATACTCAAGCGGTCGGTGGCGATCCGTACTTAATCTTGAACATAGCGCCGCAAGCATCGATACCTGAGATAAAGGCTGCCTATCGTTCGGCAATCGTCAAGTGCCACCCCGATACGGTCGCTGACCGCAGCTCGACTATTCGAAAAGTCGCGGAAGAAGAAGCTCAACGCATCAATGCCGCTTATAGCGCAATCCGAGACGAGCGCGGCTTCAACTGA
- a CDS encoding DUF3072 domain-containing protein, translating into MADNTQKDPKDWVSGDDPVTGAQGEQAHKPIPKPTTRPKHPG; encoded by the coding sequence ATGGCAGACAACACACAGAAAGACCCGAAGGACTGGGTTTCAGGCGATGATCCGGTCACGGGAGCACAGGGCGAACAGGCTCATAAGCCCATCCCGAAGCCGACCACAAGGCCGAAGCATCCGGGCTGA
- a CDS encoding helix-turn-helix domain-containing protein: protein MDWRHIVAANLRRIRRERGFSQETLAYEADVNRTYISKLEKGATWVGLEILVKLSHVLQAEPADFLRRPAKRGAKKS, encoded by the coding sequence ATGGACTGGCGCCATATTGTTGCAGCTAACTTGCGCAGGATTCGGCGGGAACGAGGGTTCTCGCAGGAGACGCTGGCCTATGAGGCCGACGTAAATCGGACCTACATCAGCAAGCTCGAAAAGGGGGCGACGTGGGTCGGCCTCGAAATCCTCGTTAAGCTCTCCCATGTCCTCCAGGCCGAACCCGCCGACTTTCTCCGGCGACCAGCCAAACGCGGAGCCAAGAAAAGCTAA